The DNA sequence GTCGGCATCGCAACCCATAGTGGAATCACACTCGTCAACTACCTTGGCCTTGACGCTCCTTCCATTGCCATAGATCGTGATATAATTCAAACACATATGCTTATTATTGAACCATCCTGTTGACAGTGCTACCACAGGAGTGTCATCAGGGTGATATTTGTTGTTGCATTCTGATGGTCCACCACCATCCCCACCTTTCTAAAAGCTGTTGATGGTTAGTGTCGCCTTTGTATGGCTAGACACGGGGGGTGAACACTTATAAATAGTGTAAGGCTTGCCTTGCACGCAACAATCAGAGTTGTTCTCTTGGTTACATTGTCCTAGTGGAGGCTTTTTCCCCCTTATTATGCCAGTGGACTTGCAAGTTTGAGCTTCAACTCCAGACCACTTggtgagaagaagaaagaagaagagggcAAAGCTTGTAAAACAAACTtggttcttcatattttttcctctttggCTTCAGTTATGTTTGGTGTGAATAAGTTGTAGTGGTTGTgtgtcctatttatagagatatTTTGAACGTCATGGTGGAACATGTGTGTAGTCATATCTTTTgaggaaatatatatagtactttttcTTTGAAAGGTGATTTGGTATGTACATGCATCTTGAAAAAGAACGAAACTCGACTCAAcgattgaaattaaatataaaaccaTATTATAAAACTGTGTTGATTACGTACGTAACCATACACGTACGAAGCCCTACTTTTGTATCTTTTGGCCAGGATCTAACAATATCTCAATCTTGTGGCCGGGCAGTCAATCTGTAGACTTGAGATGCAGATCCAGTAATGAATGCTTTTGATCATGTCTATTGTCTACAATCTCAATTTTTCATCGCCAAGCAAATTTGTTATATATGGAAGGTTGTAAGTATGTtttctaacattaaaaaataattttgagggATAAGTAGTACTATACTGGCTTgtagatatttttcaaatgagtcCTTGAGATCATAAgaaaaggggggaaaaaaagaaaaaaaaaaaagtctttctGGGTTCCTAGCATAATACTCATATATCAAATGATTTCTTCATCCAAATTCCCTTAgtatattaaagaaaattactTTACATGAAACTCATTTGTCACTATTCTTTTAAGAATCTAAAAATGATGTCAATCAAAATGCCAAGTGAACAACAAATGTTACAATATTAAAAGCATTGAGAAAACTTAaacttataaaactaaaatcaaaGCCAAAATTAATAACCTAAATTCTTTTGGAAAATCAAATTAACTTagagttataaataaaaatgcccAATTAGATGAAATTGAAACACTAATTGAAATACATGTGTGGCCACGTTCAACCACTAATCTTCCCTTAGGTGGTGCTTTTTATTTTAGGTATTTATTATGCataagttactattcactcttacACCCTACACTTATAACATTTTCATAGGTTGTGATGGTGTTTTCATAGGATATGtgggtgtttttcatagggtggGGTGTAAGGTAGTGAATATTAATTgctgataagaagaatttttctttattttattttactttttctccacgcttttcatttttttaattatagtttCTAATCTTTTTAGTTTCAGTTTATTGTTATAATATCATGATATTTTAATGAAGTTAGttattaagttaattaaaatatcatggtattttaattaaattttagttttttagtaACATGGCAtgttaagttgtattttttaatcttttattaaaaGAGATTAAACATGTACAAGATATGTGTGACATGCAAAGACAttcattcatctatatatatatatatatatatatatagagagagagagagagagagagagagagagagagagagagcagtacTACTACATCCCGAGGGTTTTAGCCCGAGGATCTCCCGAGATCGAAGGCAAAaaaagtttttctattttttctgatttatttatattcattttttggtacttttaaatgtgttttaaaaaagaaaaaatttcacaatatcattaaaaaataatttcttaattactaagtaaaaaataacaaacacTATCAAGAGAAATGCTCGTTTCCCGTTATCTGGATCCCAAacatttcctatatatatatatatatacacacatttgCCTGTAAAAGGTTATAATGTCGCGACAAGTGAGTAGTactatctcttttttttttttttttgataataacgGATCACATTCCATTCATTACGAGAGGACATTACAAAGTTGACTTAAATACAAGCCATTTACAATCGTTAATAACTTCTTAacacactttcgtgactgacatgatCTAGTCCAGATGGtagatctctaaagacctaagtttaagagatagcacaactctgtcCATGACAGAGGTAACAGAACCCGGTGACAAAACCCCATACCCTGACTTAGGAGTGGGGTGCAACCCTACATAAGCCCTACCACTCATGAGAGCCACGTGCCGAACGTCTCCGGAAAATTCGACCCGTGTGTGCGGGCTACTCGCCGCTTCGTTTGGCGCCGCATTCAGTGGCCTTGAAGATCGGCGGTTGGGCAACACCATGGAGGGGCGCGTGCTGGTCTATGATTAGCAGAAGGATCCAGATCTGCGATTCACCCTTATTTGAcctgaaaaaacacaaaaacataaaacaaaacactACACAAAGGAGgagagaggggggagagagggagggagagggaagggagccgaagctcccaccccctctgGCCGGAATTGTGGAGAAaatttagagagaagggagagagttttggtctagagagagagtgaggaagTTCCCGGATCTGTTGGCTATTGCAAGAAATCCGAAATTGTTTTGAGGAAGGTGGGTTGCATTCGATCAACGGACGGAATCCATTGCCTCTCTTAGATCATTGGCAAGCTTTTTTCATTCCACACACAgacttgttttaaaattaatgaaaCTGATCTATGGACTAATACAAAAATTGGAATGTTTTCCTATAACTAATTATTATCTTCATCCAAAGTTTACTAATTCGTTCATATTAATTgatatggtttattttaaataatcttttGCCCAACAAATTAAATAGAAAGTAAGTTATAGGAAATGTGTTGCAATTAAACTGCAAACATAGTAAACAGTATAACAAGAGggaattaacataaaaaaagcaaaagaaagctaagaaaataaacacaCTCTTGTATTCAAAGTAATTCCTTAGGCATTCGGTTCATGAAATACTAGCAAGTTGCAAACATGGTGcaattaggggtgaaaaaaaaatcggtAAACGAGTAAACCAGACCGGTGGGTTTGGTCCGATCCGGtaccggttttatttttctcaaaacctgTCAAAATTAGTTCAGTTccgattttcctttttctaatatcagaccggaccggaccggttcaaatatatattttaatttttatattgtataaaatattttttatatgattttttatattatatatataatatatataattatatataaaataattttttattatatgataaattactaattaatataatattaaattttaaattcctatatcactatagtctattgtattaatagttatactaatatcatatcactatatataataatatactataatatatcactatattctatattataatatattatcactatattattatatactataatatactatataatataccaaaaaaatcagaccgaactggactataatatactataatataccaATTTATGGGTGAAACCAGTGCggtatcaatttttcaaatctcaaaattgaaatataccagttcggttctaaaatatgtccaaaaccgaaccgaaccggaccgattgTACCCTTAGATGCAATgaaattgtaaaaattgtaaacaATATACCATATACTCCAGAATAACGCagaaatgcaaaacaaaacaagcaAAATAAACAAGCCTTCGTATTTATAGTAATATCATAAACGTAGAAAcatataaatcacaacaaacCACTAAACAAGTGCAGTATATCTTAAACACAATGGAAACTAAGCATCAGACCAATATATGTCTAATTCACCCCAATCACTTTCTGGCACTCCCAAAGCCTTCCAAACAGCTTTAGAGGCATCAACAATATTGTTAGGACATGGAGGTTGGTAATCATGGTCAGCATCGCACCCCATAGTGGAATCACACTCGTCAACTACCTTGGCCTTGACGCTCCTTCCATTGCCATGGATGGTGATATAATTCAAACACCTCTGCTTATTGTTGAACCATCCTGTTGATAGTGCTACCACAGGGGTGTCATCAGGGTGATACTTATTGTCGCATTCCGATGGTCCACCACCATCCCCACCTTTCTGAAAGCTGTTGATGGTTAGTGTCGCCTTTGTACGGCTAAACACGGGGGGTGAACACTTATAAACAGTGTAAGGCTTGCCTTGCACGCAACATTCAGAATCGTTTGCTCGGTTACATTGTCCTGGAGGAGGCTTTTTCCCCTTTATCGTGCCGCTAGGTTTGCAAGTCTGAGCTTCAACGCTTGACCACTTTGTaacaagaagaaagaagaaggcgGCAAagctaatataaaaaatttggttcttcattttctttttctctcttgctTTGGTTATGTTTGTTGTAAAGAAGTTGTAGTGGGCgtttcctatttatagagattaaCTAGTACTCCAAATAGATCTTTTAAATGTCAAAGTAGGACATGTGTGTAGTCATGTCTTTTAAGGAAAATACGTTTTCTTTGAAAGTTGATTTGGCATTTTCATGCATCTTGAAAAGGAACAAAACTCGACTCAACGATTtaaattaagtataaaaaacCACATTATAAAACTCATGTGTTGATAACGTACGTAACCATGCATATACGGAACCCTACTTTTGTATCTTTTGGCCGTAAGCATCAAACATCTAATGGAATTTCCTTAATTTAATCGGAAAGAAAAAAGGTATTTATTCCTTTGAATCTTGTGGCAGTCAATGATTAGCCTTGATGAGATGCAGATCCAGTAATACTTTTGATGTAATCTTAAATTTCCATTCATCGCCAAGCAAACTAATTGTTTTATAATGGttgtaagtattatttttgGCTTTAATTATCGAATTCCCCTCAGCCACCTGTACAATGTTTTCTAacatcacaaaataattttgagGGATAAGTAGTAATATAGTGACTTGTaggatttgatatttttcaaatgattccTTGAGGGtaagatcaaaagaaaaagaaaacaaagtctTGTCTGGATTACTAAggtaatacttatatataatcaaatgatTTGATCGTCCAAATTCCCTTAAGTAATTAAGATTACTTTACATGAATCTCATTTGTCACTATgtttttaagaatttaaaatatgatgtcAATCAACATGCAGGCCAAGTCATGAGCAACAAATGTTACAATATTAAAAGCATTGACAAAACAAGTTgcaaaataaaatgacttgaatttcaaaatatgtctaaaattaaaaaaaaaaaagttaaacttataaaactaaaatcaaaaCCTAAATTAATAACCTAAATTCTTTTGAAAagtcaaattaatttaaaattataaataaaaatgtccaATTAGAggaaaaaacactaaaatacatttaagaaaaatattgagattacaaaaataaaaaataaaaaatactaaaccaCAAGTTGAGAGACTACGGCTCAAGGGGTGGCTTATGTAGGAGCAGTGCTACACCCACTGAGGGTGTAGCCCAATGATGAGTCCGAGAAGgctaaattcttttttttttcttatattttttttatatccataaaaattataaaaaaattcacaatattattaaaaaatacattcttaatcactaaataataataaaaaaaaggtgtcGGAACCCAACTCTCGCCTCTTGgtatataaatctattttcccTTACAAAGCCTACCCTATATATGgggagtaattctacatacaaccgtgaagtgcgtaaccgccgcgtaatcgctttgaaaaagagtggggtccactattaaaaaattaatttttttcatgtgggtcccatgttttattcatttttttcaaagcgattacgcggcggttacacaattcacggttgtaagtatattttctcatatatggGTGGCCACCTTGAACCACTAATCATCCCTTAGGTTCTAgtgccttctctctctcttcctctctcttcttctattttttttttgttttttttaattgtagtaCTTTCTAATCTttgtcttcttttatttttaaattttttatagtattaagtccttagttttagtttattgttattgttgCAGACGTATTTCCGACTTCTACGAATGGCCTCTATCAACCTGCACCACAAAGATAAGGGGGCTCGTTGTGGTGAGAGATActtctgatgcctaagtcagcgAGAATTGAGTATATGGAGTATTTTTGTTTTCGAATTGAGAAGTTACCTTTGGTATGTACTTTGAGCTCTATTTATATAGAttgaatatgtttggatgttgaagtgagttgagttgagttgagttgagttgagatgataaaatattgttagaatattattttttaatattattattattttgaaatttgaaaaagttgaattgtttattatattttgtattggaatttgaaaaagttgtaatgatgaattgagatgagttgagatgagtttggtaaccaaactcaccccgTTCAATTAGTAAGGCTTGGCTTACAGCCTAATTCTATCTAATCTGCGGACTGTTAGAACTTCAAATTTGGTTTTATGGGAAGTACTGTGCTGAGGAGAATTAATATTATGGACGAATATTGTGGGCGGACATCACGCTGGAGGTTACAAATTCCGTATCAATGCATTTTGATAGTTTACTATCTTAGCCTTCGTTGGTCAAGCTCTTTGGGGAATACTCAGTCCACTAGTTACCCCACAAACTCTTATCACACTGGTTTGATGGGAATTTTTCACTTTGCTTCGTGGCATTTCAGTGAGTTTTTGTTCGTTTCATCCCCCTTGTAACTGCCTTCTTGATGACACATATTCCCACGTATGGAGTGGCTATGCTGGCTTACCTTCCACTTCCTTTCGTGCAGTGCGGGTCACGGAATTTTCCCGTTCTGTCCCTATGTTAGTGACACCTATTATTTCCTTGTTGCACTCCCTTTCAAACCCTAAATATTGTTTCATGTCGTTGCACTCACTCCCCTAATCTTCTATCTTTCAGTCTTCCCTTTCGTTCTTTGCTCTTTTCGTTGGCTCCCTGTAATACCTCTCGCTTCGGCTCCTATGGCATATGTTCTTCACACCCTCAAGGTTCTCGATCCTAACAAACATGAGGGTGCCAGTCTGCATCGTTCAAATGGTTTTGTGAGACACCGATGGTCTGAACTCCTAGGTGGACCTGGATTTGGTGAGGAACCGATATGGGGTCCCAAATTCTGTAGTCATGGACCTGCCTGGTACTCGTCTTGGGGTTGTCGACTCGGAAGATTTTGTTGAACGGGTTGCTCTGTACACACGCATGTTCCTGATGGGGCTACGACTCTCATTTTGCT is a window from the Juglans regia cultivar Chandler chromosome 7, Walnut 2.0, whole genome shotgun sequence genome containing:
- the LOC108987360 gene encoding kiwellin-1-like, with translation MKNQIFYISFAAFFFLLVTKWSSVEAQTCKPSGTIKGKKPPPGQCNRANDSECCVQGKPYTVYKCSPPVFSRTKATLTINSFQKGGDGGGPSECDNKYHPDDTPVVALSTGWFNNKQRCLNYITIHGNGRSVKAKVVDECDSTMGCDADHDYQPPCPNNIVDASKAVWKALGVPESDWGELDIYWSDA